TGAAGAGAGAGCGTCTATGTTCAACAAGGAAATAGTTCTGCTGGAAAAACCTAAGGAGAGATTATGGTGGTATCTTCTTTCTTGTTATTTGATGTTCTGTCCCTTAGCTAAATACATCAGAAACATTTTAGAATGTTAAAAAGGAAATGGACAAAGCAACGTAGGAAATGGAGTTCATGGGTGGTCGAAACATCAAAAGGGACAGGCTTGAGGAAAAGGATTCCACACAGACaaggactcttttttttttttttttgggggtaaaGGACAAGGACTCTCTCTTTGCTTCTGATACTCTCAAGATAGCTGAATAACACAGCAGTGACTACAAAACTCTTTCTCTCCATCCTCTTCGACCTGCCCGAAACTCCTCCAGTAGTTAGCATTTGCGAACGTGTCGAACATGTGCACCATCGACACCGTTCTGGGCGAGGGCCCAGAGGTCCGATACCCGACCAAGAAATACAAACGGCTCCCGATCGGTGCAACTGTAACGTACGTTGGTTGGATGGGTGGCCAAGTGCCGTCTGCAACGTCTAATGGGTGGATAGGCGGTGACCATGCGCCATCCGCACCATCCGATGGGTGCCCCGCTGGGGATCGAGTCGTTTGTTGCGATCCGGGGACAATGTTCCACATGCTGAGCTCGGGATCGTAGGCCTCGATGTGGCCTTTCCATACCTTGAGGCAATCCCCTGAGCTGAACAGCCTCCCATCATCAAGGGCGAGAATCTGGTGAGGTGGAACATCCAATTGCCACATTCTCGCCCTCAGTTCCCATCTCCCGGTCTCGGGATCGTACACCTCGGCTGAGCTCCGCTCCGCGAGGCCAGGCGACGAGCAGTCCGAGTCTGACCTCTCAGCGAACCCGCCGACCACGTGGATCTTACCGTTCCACGAGACCCCTGCACATCTGTATCGCAACGTGCTCATGCTGGGCAAAGAAGTCCACTCGTCTAGAGTCGGATCATACGCCTCGGCGGATGAAATTCCCCTGGCATTTGTCGAAGTGGACTGGCCCCCGGCGACATATATTTTGTCGTTGCATACGGTGCACGCGAAATCCGAACGGGGGGTTTGAAGAGGTGCACAAGTAGACCATCGATCGGTTCGAACATTGTAGCGCAATACTGTGGATAGGACCTCGACTTTCACGTCCACCAAGTCGGCGAATCCGTCCGAAACATGAACCATTTCCTTGTAGCATAATCGGCCACCAACGATGTAGATCGAGTCTCGGAGCGAAGCCATGGCGAAACCCTTCAAGACATAGCTCTCGGTTATCCCGGGAATTGGGCTAACGTAACTCCACATGTGGCTATACGGGTTATAGCACTCTATCCAGTTCGATATGTTGTTTGTGGTTAGTGTTGGTTGCCTTAGGCAAAACGAAACGTACACCCGGTAGCCGTGGCGATCGATATCCGGGGACGGCTCTCGTGTTAGGGGTTGTGGGGGGAAAGGGATCGAACCCATTGAAGGGGTAGGGGGAGGTGACGAACTAAAGCTCGCTTTGACTAGCTCCTGGGGTTCTTATGATTGGCAAAAGGGAAATATCAAGTAACGATTCGGTTGAATTATATAGTGAGGAGGGCGACCGGATAGCACGAGAGGAGCGTTGGTCTTGCCGATATTGACTAAGAATATCGTCTAGAAGGATGAGGCAGCATCCAAGCGTGTTAGATAACAACTAGGTGATTTCCCTTGTCCTGGCGCATGTTTTGCGAACTGTGGAATGTAGTTTGGTGGGTTATTGCCTAATGCATTGTCCTTTTCTCGTATCATGGCTGATGTAACACGGTAGGACTAGGAGGATCCAACCCAAGGGCTCCATCAGTGGTGGCTCAAGAGAAGAATCCTCATCCAAAACAATGCgatccttctcctccatctttctTGGATGGGACCGTCGTCGGCTTGCTAAGAGCTGATAATAACATCACACAGGATTTTCAATTTCGGAATCATAGCTCTTAACGGAATGTACGTATTGGAAACAAAGAGAATGGACGATATGTTCTATGCTTTGTCCGTTCGCATATGCATAGAGTAAGCATTGCATATTGGCAGGAGTGTAATCCAACTCCCAAGATGCATGAAACTGAGAGATTCAATGAACTTGgtgattgattcaatgacttcATTGCAACTATCTGCACAAACTATGGGCTTAGGGCTCGTTTTATAATGCTTCTGTTTCTAAGAACcatttcttataaaaaattatttttttttattctgtcgcgagaacaatttctaagcattttaagccgtttggtaactatccaaaatttcaattcccggaatagaattgcgtttagtaccgtgctcaaaatttctactccaaattattttcatttaatctttaaataattttattactttattaatttttttcttttttcttcttttttttttttttcctttctttctcctattcttcttcttcaagtggccggtcaccggccttgggATGACTACCAACCGGCTAGACGAGGACCGGCGACCTCACCCAGCGTCAccgaccctcggcgaggtcgacccttgttggccgagcctcaccggcagcTAGGCAAGGCTAGGCCCTACTCTAGGCGAGGCCTGCTTGGCCACCAgcaaggccaagctcgcccagccactgATAAGGATATgttgagcttgagcctcgctgAGGCTGGGTGAGACTCGCCTGGCCACCAGTGAGCTCACCAGACCTCACCCTGCCATAGTGAgcctccgacgagctcgccggaccggttGCTAGCGACCGGTAGCAGTGGGCGATGGACGACGGACAGCGAACGGCAACAGACGGCAACCACAgcggtgaagaagaagaaaagggaagaagaacaagaaaaaagaaaataaaaagagaaaatatggacttgattctagaattgttcccggaaataagaatcaactttttttttttattcttgattctattccacaTCTActtctgagaacaaaaaaaaatagaaatctattcccgagaacaaaagaatataaatttttactatttggccggttaccaaacagggccttagaGTCCTATTTTTCACTCCAATATTGAAGCTGTTATGAGAAAAATCAGCTAAGTGTCTTAATGAGTAAGTGTTCAGCATACAATCATTACTTAAAACTAGAGCTATACGTTTTTGGCAGAACATTTTAGTTATTGCTTTTGCATATCGTTGCTTAAGCACTAGACTGATCGTAATAATGCTTGCATGCAATGGTGTCATTACCATTGCATTTTCTTTAAGGGAAAATGTCATTAataatccctaaactttcatctaatgtttaatttcatttatgaactttcaatttgctcaatttcatccttgaaaTATTGACAAATGTCTGATCTAGTCCCTAGATTATCTggaaattgaccaatttcgttAATAGCTTTAGACTAAAGAGGAAAAGTTGATGGAGGGAAGAATTATTGATTGAATTCAAAAATCATCTGCTTTTGCTCCTTAGCACTAGTATGGTCGAGCCCCTCTGTTCCTTCTCCTTCAGTGAGTGCTCAGTTCATTGAACTACACGGATATCCTACCTATGCCACTTTTGCCATAGGATATCAGCTTTATGTGTCAAATGGAGTGTATTCATCTCCACTTCTTgctccctttctttcttcattgttGTATGTCTTCTTACTTTTTTTGGTTCTGGAATTTGCTCCGGGTAGGATCTAGTATAATCGGCATACAAAGGtgaaaatgtcaaaatcgaCTCAAAAGATAACCAATTTATCTGCTTCTAGGAAGCAAGTCCTTTAATTGCCGAATTATGAGTAATATCCCATAAGTCAATTCCTAGGTCATCCATAGCGTTCAAGGTAGACCAAACACAAGCTCTTCAAAGTTTTCAATTGTGATGCTCGCACGGCTCTTCACTTATTCCTCTCTTTCTAAATTCTGATTGAGCAAATTCAAAGTTTTTGCTTGACCGAGCGGTGGCGCACCCACCAAGACCCCAAGATGCGAATTGTCGCTAGCATCAACCTCAACCCAACCATCTTTGGTCCAATCTCAattcaaacattttgaaaagTCTGATGTTGACGAGGAAGAATCATCGATGTGAAAAAGAGGATCACAAATGGATAAGCTATTCTaaccaaaagaaattaaatgaaaaatggacAAGCTATGCTTTCTACTTCCCCACTCATATCAGTTCATCTCTTCCGATCCAAGTGTGTCGCCAGGAGAGAGGAGGCTTCTTTGAAGGTTAGGGCTTCAATGCACTCAGTCGAGGACGCGCTGATCGATTTCACAAGCTCGGTGGCCGAATTCTCCTAGGGAATTGTGACGTATGCTGGCGATGGTACCTTCCGATTTTCCCTCAAGGATGGATTCGTCAATACTAAGCTTCCCGGAGCCATTCTTCGGTGGCTTCCACTATACAGGTtcgtcttctctcttcttccattTGTTTGGTGTTGCCGGCTTCCAACACTCAAAGCTTTTGCTCATCACGGGGGATTACGCTCAGATCTGGTCAAGAGGGCTTTTGAAGCCCTAATTTGTTCTCCCTTATATATTGACTCATAATTTTAGTAATCCAACTCATTTTGGggagaagtgccaaaaaagtcctaaaccttttggctttgtgccgatttagtcctaaacctttttctggtgccgatttagtcctaaaccttttacgttgtgccaattcggtcctttccggccaattttggcggGATTTTGCTAAGCGGACGCCGCCCCGACGTGGCCTGATCGCGCGacgtgtacaatttttaataatatttttaatatttttaaacatttttattttttaaatatttttctcttttaatttttattcttttcttttttttctgctcatcttcttcctccggcccggtcgccggagctcggcgaccggccagaggcgatggccggcaaggtcgaggtcgacttcgccggccacctcgccgatGGGCCGCTAGGGTGGCCTCGcggccgggcgggcgaggccgccctcgaggcctgggcggcgagggtgagcccTGCCAGCTCCTCCTcgcgccggatccggcgaggtcgagttTCGCCGGCGGTGGgagaggctcgaccctcgcggatccggcgagggcgagcctcgcccgcccggtgcgaggccgccctcgagacgggtagcgaggctcgccctca
This region of Eucalyptus grandis isolate ANBG69807.140 chromosome 8, ASM1654582v1, whole genome shotgun sequence genomic DNA includes:
- the LOC104442663 gene encoding influenza virus NS1A-binding protein homolog A — translated: MWSYVSPIPGITESYVLKGFAMASLRDSIYIVGGRLCYKEMVHVSDGFADLVDVKVEVLSTVLRYNVRTDRWSTCAPLQTPRSDFACTVCNDKIYVAGGQSTSTNARGISSAEAYDPTLDEWTSLPSMSTLRYRCAGVSWNGKIHVVGGFAERSDSDCSSPGLAERSSAEVYDPETGRWELRARMWQLDVPPHQILALDDGRLFSSGDCLKVWKGHIEAYDPELSMWNIVPGSQQTTRSPAGHPSDGADGAWSPPIHPLDVADGTWPPIQPTYVTVAPIGSRLYFLVGYRTSGPSPRTVSMVHMFDTFANANYWRSFGQVEEDGEKEFCSHCCVIQLS